ACACCTATCTGTATTTCTCAAGACTTTCAAATTTTAGTGAGACTTCATTAATATTCTGCTAACATATATTGGTGTAAATGAAGGTCAGTTTATGGTGCAATCCGCTCCGGAAACCAATGGGAACTCTTGgagggaattttatttttcctagtgGGCTTGTCTGCTGTGCTTATTCATGGATTTCAATAAGTTTCATATGTAATAAATGAAGCCTAGAGTTCACACTGCTGCTAGTAACAATGCCTAAACTTAGAGCATTATAAAATTATGGTGATTAATGCCTCTTCTATGAGTATAGAATAatatactatgctaagtgaaataagtcaagcagagaaagacaattatatggtttcactcatttatggaacataagaaatagcaggaagatcggagggggaaggaagggaagaatgaagggggtaaacagaagggggaatgaaccacaagagactgtggactctgggaaacaaactgagggcttcagaggggagggggtggaggactgggataggctggtgatgggtattaaggagggcacgtattgcatggtgcactgggtgttatatgcaaataatgaatcatggaacactacatcaaaaactaaggatatactgtatggtgactaacatgacataataaaaaaattattataaaaaataaaaataaaaaaaaatcaccttttttgtacccccccaaaaaaagaataatatgctATATTAGGAGTTCAGTTGCCTAGATACATTTTCTACttatgtaaatttatataatcAGACTCTTACTGTACTTTTGGAGATAGTTGTTAACAACATTCATTTTATTGAtagtaaaatgaagaaagaggggGTTATTACCCCTTCACTCCTACCTATAAAATCTTTTACAGCAGAATCATTTAgataataaagttataaaaatactaTCATTTTAGACTCCATATATCTCAAGCTATATTTGTGATCTATGGTAATGTTTATAGAGTATATTAGAGGaaggattatttttaaacagtACCTCCCTGCTCGCTAAACTTTATAAAGAACCTATTGGATGTTTTAAATGACaaggcataaaaatatttataggcaATCTACATAGGAGGTGAGTTTTAGGGTATTCCCATATAtagctttaatttaatttttatttacatgtctAAAGCATGTATCATGGTATAAAGAATAAAGTGGAAAGAATTTTGAGATAAAGGGAGTATCCTTGAAGAATTGACAAACGAATTTCTTTCTGTAGCTAAGGATTCCCATCTGATAAAAGGCTGACCTTTCATTCTGACTTAGACCAAGAGGAGGAAAGTTACTCTGAATCTATTAAGAAGGAAAGTTGTGATTGTTAGTTTTGTAAATTTGTAGTTACCGTGCACTTTGATTTCTTGTGAACTGATGCTGAACTTCGTTTAGTGTGACTAGGCCCTTCAGAATCATCTGTACGCTCACACTGGCGTAGTATACTTTCTAAGGAATGGAGTTGATCTTCACTGTAAAATAACATGTGAGTCTTCTCTCCAGCGCACCTTCTGGGGTGATCTATTTTTAACGGAGGGAGCATGGGGATCTTTTTTCCATCTTAACAGGGCATTGACATAGGAGATAGTTTAACTATTCCGGACGAGTTCACGGAAGATGAAAAGAAGTCTGGACAGTGGTGGAGGCAGCTCTTGGCAGGAGGTATCGCGGGCGCCGTCTCTCGAACAAGCACTGCCCCTTTGGACCGTCTGAAAGTCATGATGCAGGTGAGCCTGTGATCTTGAGTCTCAGTGTCGCCTACGTACTCTAAAATGATGAGAAATGTGCCACTTTgagaaagaagtttaaaaatttctCCATAATCTTCTTTCATGCCTTTCAAAAATAGGTATGAAATCTGTTGTTACTAACCCTGAATTCAGTCCCTATGAGTATTTCACCAGACCTTAAATTGTGGGTCCTCGTGTGTGTTAGACTTTTAATCTCTAGCATTCCAtgacttttcaaatgtttaatgagaaaaaaagtctCTAGCCGTTATTGtaggaaaaaataatgtttttcttctgttttatgtaCTTTCTCAAAAGTGCGATATTTCCAAAGTTTAGAATCTTGGTACagggatataatttttaaaattattctaaagatGACATTAGCAGAAAAGACCTGGATTTATAGACTGGCTGCTATTTACTAGCCATGTGGGCCTGGCTGGTCAGagtggaaagaaggagagaaaggaaaggaattgaTATTTTCTTGGTGCTCATTATGGTAACCCAGTTAATCCTCATGGCAACCCAGTGAGGTGGGTATTTCGTCCTCACGTTATCTGTGGAGAAGTAAACAACTTTTCCTTTACAACTGTTAGATGAGGAGTGGAGTATATTTGGCTCTAGAGCTTGTGGTCTCACACTGCATGGAACCCCCGAGGTCTCATTGTCCTTCATCCTGCAGTGAGTGGGGCTTAAGAATATCTAAGAAGGCTGGCTGTAAGAAttaaaggatgtaaagtatgtgAAAGTGCCAGATACACTGGAACACCCCACTGCAATATAGTAGTTGCTTAAAAAATAGTTTCGAAAGTTGTGTTGTCATACCTGTGGTCAACACTTTTTATACTTGTCCTTAGATTTATGTATAAAAAGGATTTCTGACAATATTTTAAGCTAGCATCCGTTCAGAAAGTACCTAAATCTCAAAATATACTTAGAGGTAAAAATAGTGCtttaaggaaaaaggagaaggaattgGTGCTTGCGTTTTTCTTTAGGAATGATAGCACACTGACTTTGAGAAGCTCGAGTAAGcattcctcttttcctttgtcATTGTTTATGgtgaagtttatttaaaataaaacggTTATCTCTGGACTCTATTTCTTACAAGTTCTGTGGGGCGAGTGGGTGAGGTTTCTCAGAACTGCCTTCAGGTTCAGTAATTCAGTCTGGCTCGTAGAACACAGTAGAAGCTTTAAGACTCCTGGTTGTGGTTTATTACGGGGCAAAGATACAGATGAAAATCAGCCAAAGAAAGAAGCATATCAGGACAAGTCTGGGAAAGTGCCAGATGTAGAGCTTTAGTTGTCTTCTCCCTGTAGGGTCACGCTGTGTTACTTTCCTGGCATCGAGGTGTGTCAGTGGGCACAGTGCTGTAAACCGACCGAGAAAGTTCACCTGAGTCTTTGATGtccagagtcttttttttttttttttaattctcaagttTTAGCtacatacttattttattttttcaaaagattttatttatttgtcagagagagagcacaagcagggggagtggcaggcagagcctgctggggggagcctgcttctccccactgggcagggagcccgatgtgggacccgatcccaggaccccgagatcatgacctgagctgaacgcggACGCCCAggcgactgagtcacccaggcgtccctccagaGTTTTTATTGCAGATTCAACCACACATTGCCCATGTGGCTGACCTTTAGTCTTCAGCCCCTAACatcttgtttttctatttttttacagTAGCCACTCATTTTGTGTGAGCCAAAACAGTCAGAAGAGAGCtgatttctttacttatttttggcTTATTGGATTTAATCATTTTTACATGGAAACAATTATAAGGTGTCGTGTATTTAAACAGCGATCACATTTGTAGTCTAAACCAAGTATTTACGGGGTGAGGCCGTGAATTTATTGCCTAGTGAGGCTTTGAGATAAGCCATAGatataagtataatttttatttttggtgccaGGCTATGTGCATTCCAGTGTCTGTGGCTCTGATATACATAATACAAAATTGTTCTCGGACCCATTTATAGTTCATATTGGTATTACttctttggtgggggggggagagatggTATATTACctgcagtatatttttaaaagttttcttaaacTGAACTTGTTTGCATTCCAAGGGGTATTCCGTAGCCTAATACATAATTTGGTTCATGTTATCTTATGAATGTTgttcataataattttaatttagatCATGTCCTCTCTGTCTGCTTTCCCATGCTGAGGATACTGCTTTTTCTTAGTTTTAGATTTAGAGTCAAGGCTCTAAAATGGTGCTAGTAATTCTTCCTATCATTCTACGTTATCTGAACTttctatattctattttaaaatacatcttctTGCAGTAATAAATAGTGTTGAAATAGGGTGGTTTGTACGGTTACTTTAGAAATAGTGACAGTAGCATGCCACCAATGTTTTAtatccttttgcttttatttttaggtcCATGGTTCAAAATCAGGCAAAATGAACATCTATGATGGCTTTCGACAGATGGTGAAAGAAGGAGGTATCCGCTCCCTTTGGAGAGGAAATGGTACAAATGTCATTAAAATTGCTCCCGAGACAGCTGTTAAGTTCTGGGCATATGAACAGGTAATTGTTGTCACCTGTGGAATTTCTTAACAAAGAGGAGTTCATAAACTGATTCAATAGCAATGAAAATAGAGTGCTTTTTGGGTTCTTGTTTTCCTGTGTAATAATTTTCCACTTACACACCAGGAGGAATTTCTCTTCCAGGAGATGAGAACTACATGAACTCAGACTCTTTATGACCAAACTTTAGAATTcttaatttcatattatttattttaaaaagacttctgTATTCTTTTCATAGTAGCACTTAAAGGAAATACAGcatttttgcttattcattttgaATCCAGAGGAGAAGCCGCGGGCTAACCTAAGTTTTATGAAAGCATCCCAGTCTAACGTCTGGAAGGAAAAGTTTTAAGTTGGAGTCCTTTGTGCAATTTGACATTGCTATAAAGTTGAACTGAATTTAGAGTgaaagctccttgaaggcaggggctTGGCTGCCTCTCTGTGGAGTCCAGCCCTTGGAGCCTGGCGTGtgataagtgctcagtaagtgtttgttgaatgaatgtcaGATAGTGGCAGACATCCTACAAGACTTGACTCAGGAGTTGTTTCCTCCAGGAAACCTTCTTCACTGTCACAGTTCCTTTGGTCTCCCTCTGTTGTAGCACTTTCATACTAAATTCTGATTATCTCAGTACTTCATTCTCTCCTTAACAAGACTGTGAGCTTCCTTAGGCAACATTTGTTTTCAGGTTTGTCTTCCCAGCACCTTGCCCAGTGCTGGTGAGTCCTTACTGAATGAGTGAAAACACAGAAGTGCCCGAGCTGGAGTGTGAGCCCCAGCCTGCCTGAATCTCAGGTCTACTAAGATGAAGGGAAAGATGTGTATTTTGAGCAGAAGCAGTGTGTGGACAGAAATGCAGGCAGAGGAGAGCATCAGTCACTAAGGAAACTGAAGGTGGTTCATTTGGCTCCGGTGTAGTGGAATGTGTTTCTGGGAAAAGAATGATGAAAGCAGGCTGGACAGGTAGGCAGAAGCCAAGTGTAACAGGAGCCTTAATTTTATCCTGAAGAGGGTGAGGGGCCTATTGAAGCATCTTCAGTAGAGAAGCAAAATGAGTATATTTACATTTAAGAAAGATGAACCTGGAAAAAATGGAGAATATTCTAGAGGAGAGTGAGGCcagactggaggcagggagactatttaaggaaatatttctATCATCCAGGTAAGAAATGATGAGCACCAGGAGAAGGTGGTGGCTGGACAAACtggagaagaaggaaatgaactgaaaaatattttggaagtagaATCAACGGGACTCACTGAGTGGTTAtggaagtgagaaagaaagaggaatcaaGGATGATACTCTGGGTCCTAATTTGGGCAACTGCATACAGGGAGAATACAATAAGAGGAATAGATTTTGGGGTACAGTGACAGGTTCCATTTTGGACATGCAGAATTTGAGGCATCACTGCCACACGAATAGGTAACTCTTCAGTGGGACCGTTGATCTCTGATGGAGAGGTGGTTTCTGAGTTGAAGTCATTGGAATGGATCACTGAGGAAGACGTATAGAATGGAAGAATTCCGGGAAtgtgcccggggggggggggagaagaaggagcCCCTTGGAGAGGAGACTGAGAAGTAATagccagagggacagagggaatgCAGAGACTGAGGGCCTAGACGTGAGAGGATGAAAAAGGATTTATCAATCCAGAGATAGGAGAGGTTGGTATAAAGTGTCCAGAGAAGTGAAGAGACGTGAAACCATTCTGAAATGAGTGAAAATAAACTAGGGGGTGACAGAAATTGAACAGTGTAGACACATTTTTGGGGACTTACCTgagtgaagggaaggagaaaaaaatgaggagagTGATAGATAAGAAAgatggtgggcagagggagggttTTGATAGGTTTTATCTTAAGGTGCCCATTGCTGAAGGAAGCATGTCAACACAAGGGAAAGTATagaagggagaggctggtgaATGCAGCAGGTGCTCACAGGAAATGTATGTGCAGTGGAAGGGCTGGGGAGACATGGGTGCCATCCAGAGGCCCTGGGAAGGATTGGCTTTGGTGGCATGGAGGACTCTTCTTATGTCACtttgggaagaaagaagatgTATGTGGCCGTGGATAATTCTGTGGAGGGTGGGCAGGAATATTCTTGCTTGGTGGCCTCTGTTCTTCCTTGAGTTCCCAAGAAAGGACATTTCCTGAGAATGAAGGAGGAAGTGGTATTGGAAGCtggaagagaatagaaatatTGAAGTAGGTGTTGTaacaaatggaagagaaaaggatAGACAAAAGAATTTCCGGGTTAacctcctgcttctctctgttgATTTATCCACTTCTTCGGGTCGGTGGTTAATTACCTCTGTAGACTCACTTCACCTTTCTAAAACAAGGAATCTGGTTTGCCTGGTTTATGACCAGTCTGTGTTTGGGCAGAGCCTTTCTTTCCAAGTTGTAGGAAGAGAATGGTAATAGTAATAACGTTTACTGACTATTCTCCATGGGCTCGGCACTATgctgtattatatgtattatcttatttaatcctttcaGCAACCTTGTGAGAATAGGTACTGTTATCGCAGATGAGGAAACACATTCACGAACTTGCTCAAGGGCCACGCGTCCCTGGGGTTCCAGCCCAGGTCTCGCGACTCCACAGCCGTGATATTAACATCCTGGTCTGTGGATATTTTTATTGCATTGGGGTCAATTTTACCCTTGGCCCGATCCGCTGTGTTGGTTCCTTAGTACTGGTGGGCCACGTGGGCTCTGGGGTTGACGTGGTAATGATAATGTGTTATTTTATGTGTTACCTATAGAAATGTCTTTCTCAGTtgttctgttaatatttgttccttattttatttatactggTGAAAATAAactcatcttaaaaaaagaaaaaccagggtTGCCtaggtggctccatcagttaagtgtctgccttcagctcaggtcgtggtttcagggtcctgggattgagctccgcatcaggctccctgctcagtggggagcctccttctctctctgcctgctgctccccttgcttgtgctctctctccttttctctctctctctctctcgatctctgtcaaataaaaaaataaaatcttttttaaaaagctatgagGAAAACATCCAAAAATTGTGAATACTTTATCAACCCTATATTTTCTGGGAAAGAATGCTATTACTGTGTTTTCGCAGAAGAGTAACTGGGTCCCATCTGTGGAACATCTGTGTTCTGTGGAAATCTAACTTGAAAAGCACTGTCTAGTAAACTGAATGTTTTAGCATCTGAGCTTTGCTTCTTTTCTAGGTATTGTTAATGCCGTGTATGCATTTGGAAAAACATCATCATATTGTCAATTAATTGATTACTGGGAGTTGATTTGTATTTTGGTATTTACTTAGCtcgggctgccgtaacaaaatgccGTGTTAGTTGTTTAAACGACAGGCACTGctctctcacagtcctggagctGGGGGACCCAAGACCAAGGCGCTGGCCAGCttggtttctggtgagggctctcttcctcaCTTATACATGGCTACCCGCTTGCTCTGTGCTCATACGGCCTTTCTTTAGATGTgtataggaagagaaagaggggaagggagtggagaaGAGAGAACTCTCTAGTGTCTCttttaaggacactaatcctTTCAAGCCcccccatgacctcatctaatcctGCTTATCTCctagaggccccatctccaaatatcatcacagtGGGGGTTACAGCTTCAACCTAAGAATTTGTTGGGAGGGGGGACATGACTCAGTCTGTAACAGGtattcatatacatttttttaaatgtatttatacagTACAAGAAGTTGCTTACTGAGGAAGGACAGAAAGTAGGAACCTTCGAGAGATTTATCTCTGGTTCCCTGGCCGGAGCAACTGCGCAGACTATTATCTACCCCATGGAGGTAAGCTCCGTCGCGAAGCCTGACTGCGTGGATGGTGTCCGTTTCATTATCGATCGCTGGGTAACAGGTTATCCCCAGATTAGCAGTTTAACACAGGCATTTAGTATGTCGTGGTTTCTGTGGCTCAGTAGTCCAGGAGCCACTTAGTGGGGTGCCCCTGGCTCAGGGTTCCTCTGAGCCTCGAGTCAAGGTGTGGGTCAGACCTGCAGCCGCTGCCAGGTTCAACTGGGGAGCGGGTCTGCTTCCAGGCTCGCTCACGTGTTTGCTGCTGGGCCTCCCTGGCTGTTAGAGCTGGAGCTGTCGGTTCCTTATCACAGGGGCCTCTCCATTGGCTGTTTGAGTACCCCCACAACATGATAGCTGTTTCCCCCAAGTCGGTGAtatgaaagagacagagaattgTTAGCCAGCATTCAAGATGGAAGCTGCAATCTTCTGTCATTTCTGCTGTATTCTGTTGGCCACACAGACCACCCGTGGAAGAGCATGGGAAGGGACCACACACGGTGTGAACACCAGGCGGCAGGGTTAGTTGGGGGCCCTCTCGGAGGCTGGCTGCCACAACGTTGATAAGAATTATAACACCCATTCCTCTCCAAAGAGGTTCTGTACCATAATTTCATAGTAGATTTGATCAGGTGATGGTAGTCCTCGCTACACATCCCACCACTCGAGCGTGCGATTGGCGGACCATGTGCCTGGGGAGTTCTTTGTACAGCCcttgagctaagaatggttttatacattttaaaaagttggttaAAGAGATTAGAAAAATATGCAACGGACCTGAGATTTTAGGCCTGCAAAGACTGAAATATTTACCATGTCACCTTGTAGGAAAAGTTTGCTAACTCTTGCTTAGAGTAAAAATGATATTATAGATGTGGCTATCTTTATTGATATGACAAAGGGTTTTTCAACAACTCATCTAAGCAAAATACACTCTTAATCTTCACCTTAATTTTATGCACATTAATATGCATATGGTATGCATATTAATATAGCTTTCCTTACAAGTATTTTAATATGGTTGTTCATATTATTCCTCACACGCCTCAAAAAATATCCTAACCGAATACATGGTCTTCCACTTATATCCTCCATCTCAGTTAATAACATCACCTTCCcgcctccctgctgcccccctccTGTGTTCCAGGCTAGAAACACTGGGGTCGTCCTGTACGCTACCGTTTCCCTCACCCTCCATATCTAATTGGTCACCGGTCAATTTTAAGACATCTGcgaattattttctcttttctccgcCCTCATTCGGATCCTCTTTACAATAAATAGGTCTTCTTGGCTCTAGTGTTAGCCTTTCAGTAGACGTTATATGTGAGAGATAACACATCAACAAATTGAGAGAAAATATGTGCTAGGTATTTGTTCTCTGTAAAATTACTTCCTTTGACTTCCATGATGACAGAATGAATATAAATGATAATATTCTGTTACATTCTTCTATAACTAGGTTATGAAAACCAGGCTGGCTGTAGGCAAAACTGGACAATATTCTGGAATATTTGATTGTGCCAAGAAGATTTTGAAACATGAAGGCATGGGAGCTTTTTACAAAGGCTATGTTCCCAACTTATTAGGCATCATACCTTATGCAGGTATAGATCTTGCTGTGTACGAGGTAAGTCTGTAGCAAtcttttgaatttgaaaatgtaGTTAAGTAGTTGTTATTGTTAGAATTTGACTTTTATTATATAAAGAAGCACGTATATACCAAGAAATAGTTTGTGACTAAAAGTAGATTCAGGGGTGCgttatttgatcattttttttcaagtacctTGAATATGAAACCCCATATGCCCGTAGTCACCTTCGTATCAGATTTTCCCTgtgcattattttaattaatgaagaGTGCGAACTCACGTTATAGAGTATAATCATTATAgaattataatgtaatatataattgtTCAGCTTAGAAGATGGTACTAGGGGTTTTTTTGAGGAAAGAGGAAGTAAGCAAAACgcatattttctttgatttgttaAAATGTGTCATAAAGCCGAGAGACTGACATGGATGGTACAGATTTATCCCTGGCACTGAAAAGACAGCTTAGCCCACAAATCTTGGATCAACTGTGCCATTTAAACCATTTAATAATTTACGAATCTGACAAACAGTCTCGGTTTTTGCCTTGAAAACACTGAAGTTCTGGGCGGGGAGAGAGATAAGCCAGCAGCTACCGCACTGAGCGGGGAGTTGTGCTACGATGGGAGTAAGCCTGTAGCAGAGGCGGGAGGTGGAGTGGGGAATGCAAGTTTTCTTAGAAGACATACGTTTTTTTCTAAACAGCTTTATTAGGATATAATTTACACACtgtacatttcattcatttaaagtgtacaattcagtggcctttggaatttaatttaaaaattgtagcaAAATGTATGTAACataatatttgctattttaaccatttttaagggtacagttCAACACTAGATAGCTTCTGcttctgtgttgttgtttttttttttttttttccaacaatgACCATCCTGGTAGGTGTGAGGCAATGTTGCAttatgcttttgatttgcatttctctgataatatGTGAGGTTGCATCTTTTCATAAGCtttttgtccatttgtatatcttttttggagaaatgtcaaaaTTTTTTGCCAATTTATTTTGCTGAAGTATAGTTGagacacagtgttacattagtttcaggtgtacaatatagtgattcagcagctTGATATGTTATTGTAAGCTCACCACAGTGtggctcccatctgtcaccatacaatgcgaTCACAGTGCCGTCGGCTCTATTCCTTATGCTGGGCCTTTCATGCCCGTGACTTATTCCCtccatgactggaagcctgtacctcccactccccttcacgaccattttgcccatcccctccctcctcctcccctctgacaactacaagtttgttctctgtatttaagagtttctgcctttttttttttttggtttgtttgttcatttgttttgttttttagattccacatataaatgaaaatcatggtatgtgtctttctctgtcagacttatttcacttaataccctcataatactctctagggccattcatgttgttgcaaatggcaagatcttattttttatggctgagtaatattccattgtgtgtgtgtatgtgtgtgcgtgtgtgcacacccaCTCCTtatcttccttacccattcatctgtccatggacatttaggttgcttccttgtcttagctattgtaaataatgctgcagtaaacatggctatgaattagtgttttcatttctttgggtaaacacccagcagaattactggattgtatggtagttccatgtgtaatattttgagaaacttctgccctgttttccacagtggctgcaccagtttgcatttccaccaatagtgcatTAAGGTTTCTTTTGtgccacatccttgccaacacttgctgttttttttcttttcttgtgtgtgtgtgtgtgtgtgtgtgtgtgtgcgtgcgcctGTGAGCTgtgggggtaggggtaggggcagagggagagggagagagaaaatcttaaccaggttccatgcccagcatggagcccgatggagggctcgatctcacaaccctgagatcatgacctgagccaaatcaagagtcagacgcttaaccgactgggctacccaggcgcccctatttcatgtctttttgattctagtcatactaacaggtgtgaggtgatgtctcattgtggttttgggtttccctgatgattagtgatattgagcatcttttcacatatctgttgcctttgcccatttttaattgtttttttttaattgttgttaaGTTAtcaaagttctttttatattttgggtattaaccccttatcagatgtgtagtttgcaaatatattctcccattccatagattgccttttcactctgctgattgtttcctttgctgcactgAAGTTTTTAAGTTGGTGAagtttcttttatctatttttttcttttgttgcctaaGCTTTTGATGTCCCAAGAAATCATTGCCGAATTCCGTGCCCTGAAGCTTTTATCCTGTGTTTTCTCTTAGAAGTTTTAGAGTATATGAGGTCttctgtttaggtctttaatccatttggagttaatttttgtacgtGGTATAAGGTAAAGGTCCAGCTTTATCGTTTTGCACGTGGATATTCGATTTTCCCCACAGCATTTGTTACagagactgttctttctccagtgtgtagtcttggcatccttgttgaTCATTTGGCCATTAGATTCGAGAGTTTATTTATGGACTCTGTTTTGtcccattgatctgtgtatctgtctTCAAGGCAGTCCTGCACTGTCTGCTTACTGTTGCTTTGTAGTATCTATTGAAACCAGGGAGGATGAGGCCTCCAGGTGtattcttcttttctaagattATTTAGGCTCACtggggtcccttgagattccacatgaattttagggtgattttctcttttttttcaaaagttgccACGGGGATCTGAgcagagattgcattgaatccgtagattgctttaggtagcatGTTACTCTGCTTGCACTACCGTAACAATAATGTTCCCCACGTTAGCATAGtcttatacttaaaatattatatatttaaaaagtagatacgcatatgtattttatacagtTACTCTCAATCATTGCCTTCTAATGGAAATACAAGCATGTAGGAGCATAGGGGGAAGGCACGGCCTGGGGATCACTTCACTGATGCTGCTCCCTGTTAAACAAAAAATTCCACTGAGACTCATTTTCCTCGTTTCTAAAATTGGCAGAATAGCTCCACCTCAGGGAAGGGACTAAATGAAGTAACGTATGTATAAAGTACAACATTAGGCGATGCAATTCGTagaattatattgtttttattaatactCCCCGTGGAAAATGTCCTTGAGATACTGTATCAACTGCTGTTGATCTTCACCTTTGTTGAGAAGAAAATGAGCAACCAGCGCAAACGTCATGTGGCCACGGGTTCTGAATCCTCACTGGCTCTCCCCACCCGCCCCCACTCCCTGCAGAGCTGCTCCCTCCCACAGTGGCTGCTGCTCCTGGGATTGTGCCACTTGATCTTGCAGAAATGTGGCCTGTCTCTCCTAAGGACACGAGTGGCTAAGAAAATGTTCCTGCTGAGTAAAAGCAGTTGTCGAGTTAGTTGTTcactgtctttcttcttttctgtttctccgGCAGCTCTTGAAGTCCCATTGGCTTGATAATTATGCCAAAGACTCGGTAAACCCTGGAGTCGTGGTGTTGCTGGGATGTGGTGCCTTATCCAGCACCTGTGGCCAGCTGGCCAGCTACCCCTTGGCCTTGGTGAGAACACGCATGCAGGCT
The nucleotide sequence above comes from Ursus arctos isolate Adak ecotype North America unplaced genomic scaffold, UrsArc2.0 scaffold_12, whole genome shotgun sequence. Encoded proteins:
- the LOC113244953 gene encoding mitochondrial adenyl nucleotide antiporter SLC25A24; the protein is MLRWLRGFVLPAAACQDAEPPTRYETLFQRLDHNKDGVVDIRELQEGLKSLGIPLGQDAEEKIFTTGDINKDGKLDFEEFMKYLKDHEKKMKLAFKSLDKNNDGVIEASEIVQSLQILGLTISEQQAELILQSIDADGTMTVDWNEWRDYFLFNPVTDIEEIIRFWKHSTGIDIGDSLTIPDEFTEDEKKSGQWWRQLLAGGIAGAVSRTSTAPLDRLKVMMQVHGSKSGKMNIYDGFRQMVKEGGIRSLWRGNGTNVIKIAPETAVKFWAYEQYKKLLTEEGQKVGTFERFISGSLAGATAQTIIYPMEVMKTRLAVGKTGQYSGIFDCAKKILKHEGMGAFYKGYVPNLLGIIPYAGIDLAVYELLKSHWLDNYAKDSVNPGVVVLLGCGALSSTCGQLASYPLALVRTRMQAQAMIEGNKQMNMVGLFRRIVSKEGIPGLYRGITPNFMKVLPAVGISYVVYENMKETLGVSQK